Genomic window (Rhododendron vialii isolate Sample 1 chromosome 4a, ASM3025357v1):
TACTTGTATAGTTATATTCTTCTAGCTACCGGTTGTAATAAAGCAATAATTTTCTTATATGCCAATAACTTCTTCTATCGCTTTTTGGTAAGAGGGCCCTAATTTGTAGGGATGGtaagaaaaaatttaacttgAGAAGGGCTAAAACAAAGTTAACGAGATTTTGAGGGGTCAGAACAGTACTTTAATTAAACCATATAAACATAGATTATAAAATCTTGGTAAGCCGACTTCAACGCCATATAGTATAGAAAGAAAAGTCTGGATAATACTCATTCTTTATCTGGCCTAACAAAATCAAAGTTAATTTTGGATCATAAGTCTCAAAGATTTGTATCCTTACTCTGTCAAGAGTGAAATAAAAACTGACAAAACCGAACTGGTGAGACAAAAACTGAACCGTTTCGATTTTAATCGAAAGAAACCCTTATTCTGTCGAGAGTGAAATAAAAACTGACAAAACCGAACTGGCCAGACAAAAATTGAACCATTTCAATTTTAACCGAAAGAAATCGAAGCGAAACATATAAcccttgttcggttgtgggtttggaaaaaaatttctaaacCCAAATCCACTCATTATCTATACTTTCAATCATCAcgttcatttctctctccactcattacgcctatatccaatcattaatctcacttttctctctatctctcttcactcattaccttTATCTCtcattattatcctattttttctcCTCACTTAttactcaaaaaccaaacccaaaaattttctAAACCCACGCAACTGAACAAGGCAATAGTGCTAACTCCTAGTAATCCCACCACATATCTATAATATTAATGCAGGAAAATGATACATATTAGGGATTGTATATAGGTTAACGAACCCCACTCCTTACTAGTCAattgaaagtgaaaaaaatttaagaaatgaacaaaaaaacaaaagcaagagTGGGGCGGCAAAAgtactttttaagtttttttttttgatccgctactTTTTAAGTTCATTAATCATTTTAGACTCCCCACTGTAGACGGTAGACCTCTCCATCCATAAATACCCACTCTCCACTCACTTCTCAAAACACCCATCAAAAAGATTCACAACATCATCGTTACTCTTCTCTCCACACCTCAAATccaaccccctctctctctctctctctctctctctctctctctctctctctctctctcttttgctaTGGCCAAAGACATCGAAGTCGGAGGGCGCGGCGGCGAGTACGCCCCCAAGGACTACCAAGACCCGCCACCGGCGCCGTTGATCGATGCGGAGGAAATGGCCCAATGGTCCTTTTACAGGGCTATAATTGCTGAGTTCATTGCAACTCTGTTGTTCCTTTACATCACTGTTTTGACAGTGATTGGATACAAGAGCCAAACTGACCCAACCAAGAATAGCGACGCCTGCGGTGGCGTGGGCATTCTCGGCATCGCTTGGGCATTTGGTGGCATGATTTTCGTCCTTGTTTATTGCACTGCCGGTATCTCTGGTGAGTACCCTGTTTATAGGATTTTAGTtccagaaatgctacacacacatacaatctgtgcacagattgtgcacagattttgttgtggggcccaccacgggtcccacacaaatcatccgagccgttcattaaatgtaaaatattttttcaagggtccccgtaaaaaataatctcaatccgatacctatagatgctcgatccaatcgtataacttttcattatccgaaaatctgaatgaaaagttagatggttggatgaagcacctataggtattggattgagcttattttttacggagacccttgaaaaaatgttttacatttaatgaacggctcggatgatttgtgtgggacccgtggtgggccccacaaccaaatctgtgcacaatctgtgcacaaaaatctgtaccggtagcaggactcTTTTAGTTCTGACTAAGggaaaaaatagtaaaaaccaTTTTAACCTGAAATGCTCACATCTAAATGTAGGAGTTGTAGTTCTTTTCATACTATTGTAAAGAAATCTTTTTGCACATGTCGTTTGACATTATGATAAAATTCATAtgttcaaaaaggaaaagactacaatacataccatttatttggatatgtatcatatgcactcctcaaaatgttatgaattatagagaaaatggtacgaatcatattgctaaaaagttacgaatcgtataaaggttacaagatacaccaaaatgttataaattataatgaaaatgttacaaatcgtaCTGAGTTACGAAACgcgctaaaatgttatgaatgaaccatataataggtgcatatggtacacccttttaagggatgtgtattgtagactttccctttCAAAAAAGTCATAAATTCATATTAGATATGTTGGAGCActaattgaaaatcaattaacaaTGAGTGAAGAAACTCCTCGCATCTCAGTGCTAATATTACCAATAGACGTGGTTTGGCCATTACAATCTATTGTTATTATATCAACTCGTTTAAGCCAAGAAGTGCACTTTATTTAATTTCTCTCCTGATAAATTGATCCAGTGTTTTACCTCTTTACGTGCACAAAATGTTAGAGAGGCCACCAGACTTCTATAGTAGTTTTTGAGGTTATAATTAAACAACGTGTGGACAATTTTTAGCATAGTTTTTCTCTCCCCAAAACATGTTTTTCATGCCTAATTAATCTCCATGTGCTTAATTTTTACTTTCTGATCGTTGCAGGGGGCCACATAAATCCTGCCGTGACATTCGGGCTGTTCTTGGCTAGAAAGGTGTCCTTGGTCCGAGCAATAATGTACATGGTGGCTCAGTGTTTAGGAGCCATTTGTGGTTGTGGGCTAGTCAAGGCCTTCCAAAAGAATTATTACGTTAAGTACGGTGGTGGAGCCAACGAGCTCTCCTCCGGGTACAATACCGGAACTGGACTTGGGGCTGAGATCATCGGCACCTTTGTTCTTGTATACGTTGTTTTTTCGGCCACTGATCCCAAGAGAAATGCCCGTGATTCTCATGTCCCAGTAAGTATCATTTGAATGAAAGTGATTTACATGTGGTGTATAGGGATTTCAAAATCATGATGATCATAGGATTTTGGTCTTTGGAATGACAGGTTTTGGCACCACTCCCTATTGGATTCGCGGTATTCATGGTTCACTTGGCCACCATCCCAATCACCGGCACTGGCATAAACCCAGCCCGAAGCTTCGGAGCAGCTGTGGTCTATGGCAAACAAAAAGCCTGGGACGATCAGGTTTGTATTTTCCTCCACTCTCCTATCTGAACAgactagaaaacaaaaattaagcacTGGAATATCGATTTTGACATTGAAGTGACAATTCACTCACATGAGTTTGACTCTTATAGTGAGGTCTGGACAGAAACTTGTTTGTGATTGAATCGATAAGTCTTGTATTGCACCAAACATTACAGAGCTGTAGTGGGTTTCAATTGAGTTTTCGAAAAATCATCATGATCAGAACTGGTCATTTTGTAGAGTACATTGCACGCTAAAATAATTTGGAAATCAAGTTAGTTGGACATTGACATGCAACTACATGATTGAGCTAACATCCTCTCACAGTTAGTTCTGGAAAATACTAGCCActcattttttaagaatgaACATTCTTGGATTATGCAATTTCCGAGAAAATGAATTGATATATAGTTTTTTCGCACAAATGAAGTTTTATGCAGCCTCTGTTAAATCAACAGTTCAGAGGGTCCCATCAGGTGCACTGCAACCCGATAGTGCATTCAGTTGCCTCCTCCAATTTGGACATGGTTCTGTTTATTCATTTGTGCATGTAGGCAAATACGTGGTATTTTCGCTTGATTTCAAAAATCTTTTCCTCCATGATTTTAAAACTTGTGGTGATGAAAATGTTTTCAGTGGATATTCTGGGTCGGACCGTTTATTGGTGCTGCCATTGCCGCCTTCTACCACCAGTACATCCTCAGAGCGGCAGCGGTTAAAGCTTTGGGATCTTTCAAAAGCACTGCTTACTAAGAACTGTGGGAGTACTATTTCAAAACTTCAAGTCTGTGTTTGCAAAGGGGAATTGGGAATATCGGGTGAAGTTGTAAATAAGTATTGGTGTGGAGGATAGTACTGTGTGTCAATTGGGTTGGGTTGGTTTTGTGTGATCTTGGCACTTGTTTTTAACCGTGCCCAATCGTGCTGTCATCTGCTCTGTTTTCATTCTCTCTGTTTTTGCCTTTGTGCTATGTTGTCTTGTCACGGTGTTGTTTTTATCTCCCGTTTGATGTAATTGCCGTAATTGTATTCTTCTACGgcttgtaataaaaaaataataataatgtttttCTTACATGGCAATAACAACTTGTGTCGCTTTTCAGTATGATGGCCATGACCCGCTAATATTTAAGTGCCAGATGAAGGCATATGAAAAAGGAGGAGGGCCCAAATACAATAATTATAGGAATAACAACTTCTTCATATCCGATGGATGGATACCTGTCTTGCCCTGCCCAAATGGAGGCAGAGTTTATTCAAAACTTTTCCCAAAAGTAGCGGGTTTGGTGGAATTGAGATTTAAAGAAAATCCACTCGGGTATAGAGCGGGTATTGTTTTGTAGTCTCCATCTCCAAATATCCGTACCCACCCTGAACTTGGTTATACATACTACATAtactatattatatatgtatataattaTATTGGAACGTATGTATAAATCTTGAGTATAGTTATATATATGCAAGTAATTATCGCTTTAATTCGGAAACTTATCAATTACTACCTATTACAAAATACTTAATATCCTCAGAATATCAACTGAGATTATTTCTAAATAGAAAtgtcaattttgtaattttttacttcttgcatttttgatttggttatggGTATATTTGGGAAAATCCCAATTTCCACCGGGAGGTGGATTTGGTTCTTTGTCAATTATCCCTAATGGAGATCGGGCCGGGAATGGTGAAGGGCCCTCCAATTGAGGATTGGATATTGAATAGGGTATCCCGATCCATACCCTACTCGTTCCCATCCCTAAATAGTACTGTATTTAAGCTTTGGAGTGATGATAAGAAAAATTCGACCTCCGAAGGGGTAAAGATATAGTTATCGAGATTTTAAGGGGTCAGAACACtaaaatgaaaatatatatactataacTAAAAACCGTACAGAACATAGATTATACTTACCAAAGTTTGCTGAGCCGACTTCAAGGCCATCCAGAAAGAAAAGTCTGGATAATATTCATTTCTTATCtgcccaaacaaaatcaaaattaattcTGGATCATAAATCTCAAAGATTTGTCTTCTTATAATTCTGTCAAATAATTTATccacattttcttcttcttaatttgGTACTAGTTTGAAACCACGAATtccactaatttttttcctcgaTGACTCAAGATGTTCGAAGTAGTATATTCACACTTCAATCAGATCTAGTGCGATCAATTCCATTGACGGATGACCCCTTTAAAATCGGTGCATAACTCGGACCAATCCCATGAATTGCACTATATCTTGTGACAAGtgaaataaaaaccaaaaaaaccaaacttgacCAAACTAAAAagtggtttgatttggttttccCAAGCTATCGGTCCagtttagttttgaattttggaaaaaaagatgAAACTGATAGGATCACTttcgaaaattaaaagaaaaagagagaataggGGAAAAATTGATCACTTCAAGAGGATCAAACCTCCAACTAGACCACTTCGAGGGGATTTAACCTCCAATGCCTTTAGGCAATTGTGATCTTTATTCTTACATGATGAGCCATATGGCATCtacatatttatagatttaaattgaaaaaaaaatgcaatcaaATGACATAATTGATTGATAATAGTAATATGCTAGATCGAAAATGAATGAATGAACAAAAAAGCTATGAGTGGGGCGGCAAAACTTTTCTAGTTCCTCCCGGTTACATCATGTCCGGATGTCTAATTAACCGAAGCCACGTCATCCATTTGCAGAAATGGAAGCTCTTCCACAGGGAGAAATGCAATGCAAGAGGCAACTATTTAGTGGgtccggatcaaaaaaaaaaaaaactatttagtGGGTCCCACCTTAAACTTTGGTTAAGAAATTTTAACCTAGTCAAtatttaggctgcattcttttacacttaacttatttttctccccttttagaattaaatgaaaataatttaagtTCATCCATTCTTTTATGCTTAAACTTAATTGCGTAACATACACTATTTTTTATAATATAAGTTAAGTTAGAAGAATAGACTGAATTAAGAAAATAAGTTAAGTGTAAAAGAACACAACCTTAGCAGTGTTTTTGTCTTGCTTTAGggtaacaaaaaaacaaagtagAGTATAGATGGGATATAGTTGAGGTGTACTATAtgcatttttttgtattttgagtcacaaaaatttgtatTTCATCATAAAATCTCGTATTATAgtttaaaatattcaaaagtaTTATGGtttggttcataattttttactttttaaattcctcttgtcgaaTCGAACTAATAATGCATAAAATaaattgacgcaaaattaacaaatgtgaatttttttttggaacaaggacaaaaaataatgtgacttaattattaagccaaaacagGCTTTACTTTGCGAAAATTAAGCTGCTCTTTTTTCTCATAAATTACTTAGCCCCAAGAGATTGACCAAGTGGTTTTGGCCTGAGACTCAAGGGCTTGCTCACTTCTAAAGTCTCGGGTTCAATTAGTCTTGCCAATAACTTCTAGGGCCACCTCACCCTCTGACACTCACGTGTAACCGTGTGAAACGACGGTGGGATGGCTACAAGAAATAGTCTGAAGAGCGCGCAAACTGATCCGAGACATTctgcattaaatttttttggaaatcatGGGCGGGCAAGAAGTAACAAAATTTTGACCTATGGTAAAAATAGGTAACTAATTAGGTTAAAGTGGGATTCAGCGAAATAGTTGGAAATCATAGGTTGAAGGCCACACAGCATAAGCATTTAATGCCTCTTCCCGTGGAAGAGCTTCCGCTCCTGCAAATGGATGAATCACCAAGATTCACTACAACATCCTTACAATTCTCTCCACACCTCAaattcacttctctctctctctctctctctctctctctctatggccaAAGACATCGAAGTCGGAGTGCGCGACGGCGAGTATGCCACCAAGGAACAGCCACCGGCGATCAACAGAGGGCCCGGCGGCGAGTATGCCACCAAGGACTACAAAGAGCCGCCACCGGCGCCGTTGATCGATGCTGAGGAAATTACCCGGTGGTCCTTTTACAGGGCTATAATTGCTGAGTTCATTGCAACTCTGGTGTTCCTTTACGTCACTGTTTTGACTGTAATTGGATACAATAGACAAACTGACCCAACCGAGAATAGCGATGCGTGCGGTGGCGTGGGAATTCTGGGCATTGCTTGGGCATTTGGTGGCATGATTTTCGTCCTTGTTTATTGCACTGCCGGTGTCTCCGGTAAGTACACCTGGTTTGGTGTTTttcgtttttcatttttattactccctccgtctctaaataagtgtccggcgcgcaaaacaaggctttacaaaacatgcatattttttattaaaaaattaaattttttttacattctaatagaactcattgctatctattgatttgtgaaaaaaaattaatttttttaacgaaacaaatgcttcttttttaaagcctagttttgcgcgccgaacacttatttagggacagagggagtagttttCTAAGAACCTGATTTCTGAATATGTGTTATTCGAACCTGAAATGTGTAGCTCTTTCTATACTGTTGCGaaaaatttctttgtaagtgCCATTTGACATTTTGAATGAAGTTTCGGATGTTGCTATTATAAATCAAAAATTCATATTAGAAATGTTGGATGCATTAATAAACAATCAATTAACAATGAGTGAAGAAACTTCACACATCGATCTCATTACTGGTATAACCAATAGCTGGTGTAACCAATAGATGCGATTTGGCCTATACAATCTTTTGTGGTTAATTCCAACTCGTTTAAGCTAACAAGTGCACTTTATTTAATTCCTCTCATGATGAATGAATTGATCCagtgttttcttcttttcatttcttctttttttccttttcgggTCTTGGATAGCATATGATTGTTCGGGAACTTATGTGCCAACCTAGTTGGGATGTTTGCTTCGGAATTGTGATGCCGGATATCCTTGTTTCCGTTTAGTCTCTGTAATtcttattcaaagattaataaaatttctttgtccttcaaaaataaataaataaatctcaTGTTTACCTCTTTACAAGCACAAAATGTGAGAAAAGCCGCCAGACTAGTATAGTAGTTTTTAAGATTATAATTaaacaatgtgggacaagctttAACATAGCTTATCTCTCCAAAACATGTTCATTACGCCTAATTCTCCATgtgtttaatttttattttatgatcaTTGCAGGGGGCCACATAAATCCAGCCGTGACATTCGGGCTGTTCTTGGCCAGAAAGGTGTCCTTGGTCCGAGCCATAATGTACATGATGGCTCAGTGTTTAGGAGCCATTTGTGGTTGTGGGCTAGTCAAGGCCTTCCAAAAGGCTTATTACGTTAAGTATGGTGGTGGAGCCAACCAGCTCTCCCCCGGGTACAATACCGGAGCTGGACTTGGGGCGGAGATCATCGGCACCTTTGTTCTTGTATACACTGTTTTATCGGCCACTGATCCCAAGAGAAATGCCCGTGATTCTCATGTTCCGGTAAGTATCATTTGAATTCATGTGGTGTATAGGGATGTCAAAATCATGATGATCacaggattttgatttttggaatgaCAGGTTTTGGCACCACTCCCTATTGGGTTCGCCGTATTCATGGTTCACTTGGCCACCATCCCAATCACCGGTACTGGCATAAACCCAGCCCGAAGCTTCGGAGCAGCTGTGGTCTATGGCAAAGAAAAAGCCTGGGACGAACAGGTTTATATACTCCTCCACCCTCCTATCTGAACAgactagaaaacaaaaattaagcTCTGGATGTTCACATTGAAGTAACAATTCACTCACATGGGTTTTTCGCACAAATAAAGTTTTATGCCCCTCTGTAAAATAAACTGTTCAGAGGGTCCCATCAAGATGCACTGCAACCCCGTAGTACATTCTTGCACTACAAGGTTCCCTCCTCCAATCTGGACCGGGTTCTGTTTATTCATTTGAGCATGCAAGCGAATACGTGATATTTTCACTTGATTTCAAAAATCTTTCCTCCATGGTTTTAAAACTTGTGGTGATGATAATGTTTCAGTGGATATTCTGGGTTGGACCGTTAATTGGTGCTGCCATTGCTGCCTTCTACCACCACTACGTCCTCGGAGCGGCGGCGGTTAAAGCTTTGGGACATTTCAAAAGCTCTACTTACTAACAACTGTGGGAGTATTTCAAAACTTCAAGTCTGTTTTTGCAAAGGGGATTTTGGAATATCTGGTGGAGTAGTAAATAAGTATTGGTGTGGAGGATAGCACCGTCTGTCAATCGGGTTGGCTTCGTGATCTTGGCACTTGTTTTTAACCGTGCCCAATTGTGCCGTCAACTgctctgttttcattttctttgttttttcctgtTGGAAAGCACATGTCAAGCTAGCACTAGATAACTATACCTAAATCTCCCCATCGCAGTGGGATGCCTATTTGTTGtagtttatctttttttttacacttatCCCTTTTCTTTATCTTTCTGATACAAGGATTCACATGTAACTGATGTTATCTCATGTAAATAGTATATATACGTACTTTGAGATTCAATAAGATTTAAGCTTTCTAGCTTTCATTAATTTAACAATGCCTTTGTGCTATGTTGTTTTGTCATGGTGTTCCAAGCATTCACATAATATATGAGGAAGTGCTTTTGTGAGAATTTCTATCATCCAACATTAATACTACTGAttaccaagaaaaaaattaattactattAAATTGGGTTTAGCGCGTAATACAGAGCGCTAATGATTTAGTTAATATCGGGAGTTCGACTCTCTAATCCTCACAAACCCCCTAGCATATATTGTGTGATattcttgtttttctaaaagggcgactattcgcagccccgtattttctcccttaacccGTTAAAgtttttcaattatactcgacagttagttatcgacagttgagatacattttcagcatacaattactgaaatataatatttttttcaccagctatttaccgaaaatgtatatttggcagttgtttaccgaaggttgaacatattttcgacatgtagttaccgaaatatattcttgttttcaacagctatttaccgaaatgttatgtatgattttcaacaactatttaccgaaatgtagtgggctaagggagaaaatacggggctgcgaatagtcgcacCCGAGAACAATAACTCTATAACTACTGCTACTTAGTGTCATGGTTCAATTCATTCGTGATGGTTTTTTGTTCTATTAAAAAACGATGAATCAGGGTAACCTCCCAAGAGTTTTAGTTTAATAGATCCCTCCGTTACGTTTTTATGACGGAGTCAAACAAGTTTTGTGAAGTTAGAAATCCTCCTTGGAGTAAACAATACATTCTCtacaactctctctcttctagactTTGATCACCCTACCCGTTGGTCTCTTTCCTCTCGTTCTCCTCTCTTTCACTGATCTGCTATCAAATACATAACGACTATTTTCCTGTGGTGACCTAAGCGCCTGAGAAGAAAGTGGTTTTAGGAGTTATATTCagttctttttttcccccaatcAATACACATCTTCAGTATTTATAAGCTACCCTCTGTACCATTAGTCACATATCTATCTCTCACTTCCTCGTATAAGAGAAAATTTTCCTAGCTAACTGTTGGTGATTAACACCAACTAATTCTATATATTATGGGAAATGTATGCTACACTGTGATGAGGAGCATGACATTCTGGGGTAGCAATTCTCTTATTACTCTTAGCATCCCCCCTCAAGCGAATGGTGGGAGGAGTGAGCTTGGCCTTTAAATAAGCAAATCGTGCATGGCATAGCTAGAGACTTGGTAATTAAACAAATCAGCTAATTGATCATCTGTAGGGACTGTCGTATAAGGCCCCGTTCAGTTACACGGAAAGATTGGAAAAGGGTGGACAAATCAAttgggtaaactatagttaaccctcTCTAAGTAAGCCTCACGTGCACTTTTCCTTAAACTTCTTATGTGTTCATTTACCAAGAAAATTGTAGGACTCACAGCTTCAACTTTTTTATTGAGAAAGACTTTCCTGCAAAATAgttcttgccaaaaaaaaaaattctagttttcctgcaagattctTTTTAAGAGAACACatacagaaaaataaattttctt
Coding sequences:
- the LOC131324760 gene encoding aquaporin PIP2-4-like, with the translated sequence MAKDIEVGGRGGEYAPKDYQDPPPAPLIDAEEMAQWSFYRAIIAEFIATLLFLYITVLTVIGYKSQTDPTKNSDACGGVGILGIAWAFGGMIFVLVYCTAGISGGHINPAVTFGLFLARKVSLVRAIMYMVAQCLGAICGCGLVKAFQKNYYVKYGGGANELSSGYNTGTGLGAEIIGTFVLVYVVFSATDPKRNARDSHVPVLAPLPIGFAVFMVHLATIPITGTGINPARSFGAAVVYGKQKAWDDQWIFWVGPFIGAAIAAFYHQYILRAAAVKALGSFKSTAY
- the LOC131324758 gene encoding probable aquaporin PIP2-2 codes for the protein MNHQDSLQHPYNSLHTSNSLLSLSLSLSLSMAKDIEVGVRDGEYATKEQPPAINRGPGGEYATKDYKEPPPAPLIDAEEITRWSFYRAIIAEFIATLVFLYVTVLTVIGYNRQTDPTENSDACGGVGILGIAWAFGGMIFVLVYCTAGVSGGHINPAVTFGLFLARKVSLVRAIMYMMAQCLGAICGCGLVKAFQKAYYVKYGGGANQLSPGYNTGAGLGAEIIGTFVLVYTVLSATDPKRNARDSHVPVLAPLPIGFAVFMVHLATIPITGTGINPARSFGAAVVYGKEKAWDEQWIFWVGPLIGAAIAAFYHHYVLGAAAVKALGHFKSSTY